The genomic stretch ACCTAGAGAGTGACAGCAGACCAAGCTCAGGTGACTAAGAATACCAATTCACAGATCACATACATTTAAAGATGAAGAGTCAGTGTAATTTCTGCTCCGTTTACGACACCAAACAGAAATGTAAACTGATTGTTTGAATGGCCTGAATGAGCTGGACATACTAATATTGATAAATTACATGCTTCTCCTTTTAAAGACTTAAAGTTTGCACCAGCTTCcgacattttatttcagatcTAAAGGACAATATCAAGCATTTTTTTGTACAGAAATTAACTCTGCATCACATCTAACAGTGCTAATTTCTACTTCCAGGGTTCTACGAGCTCAGTGATGGAGGTTCAGGCTCACTGTCCAACTCTTGCACCTCTGTCTACAGCGAgagtctctcctcctcatctcaaaCCAGTCTGCTTCCACTTCTCTCTAACTCATATGTGCCACATGGCCGTAATGGTTCCAGACAAACTGGTGTGTCACGCCGTTGTTCTGCTGATGAGAGCACTGGCCAGTCTGATACACCACGTTCAGGAGTGAAGCTCGGTAGCAGTTGTATACGAACAGCAACTGCTCGAGCAGAAAAGGCGAGACAAAGACCAGTTTCCACAGGTGagcataaaaaatgtgtttttaggtCAAGTTTGTGCAAAGTACTATGGCATGTATTATCAGAATATATTGTCTCTTGTTGTTGTCACTGTAGTCATAACCAGCTTAACTTCTTAAATGTAAAGTACATCAGCTTGATGCTATTTTTTTGGGTTCTTCTTTTAGGGGATCTCGACCGAATAATCGCACCTGGTTTTGGCTCCTTCAAATCCACTGATGTGAAGAGCTCCAAACCCTGTGCTAGCCCCCAAAACCCATCAGTAGACCCCAAATACCAGAGTAACTTGGTGTCTAGCAATGGGACAGAGGTGTACTGTTACCCCAGTCCACTGCATGCTGTGGCCTTACAAAGCCCCATCTTCAGTTGCACCGGTGATCAAGGAAGTCCAGTAGCACTTGATGGAACACCTGAAGTGGGTCTTGAAGAAGAAACCCAAAACCCAAACGAAGGGTTCACAAACTCCAGATCTGCCGGATACATCAACAAGCTACTACAGCGAAGCTCCAGTAAGATAAGCCTGTTAAACAGCATAAGAAGAAATGATACTGTTAGCAGTACACAGGAGCAAAGACCCAGATCCCAGGAAATGACCTACGGACAGCTGAGCGTTCCTCAACTGCTGGGATCCCTTCAACAAATAATAATGCCCTTAGAAAATGCACTGGAGACTGGAAAAACATCCTCAGCACTAAACAGCAATCAGCAGCAGAGGAACACACCTGGTGTGGAGGCCAATTTCAAAGCAATTGAGGTCCAGACGGTGTGCCATGGCACACACCCAGCACCTTCCATGGGTctccaaaataatgactttaccATAAGGAATGCCACAGGCAAGGCTGGTGCCGAGTCTGACAATGGACATTCAGAAAAGGGGAGTGGACATTTTTCCAAGGAGTCATCTATGCTCCTAAAGCCCATAGAAAGGAGATCAAGTTTTACCTTCAGAAGAGAGGACGGTAGAGCTTCTTTAGATGATAGGGGTGGTACACCTCCAACAGAGTTTGTCCATGCACAGTTTGTTCCTGCAGGGTCTCAGAGGGTGAAAGTGCGTCAGGCAGACAAGAAAACTAAATCTGTGAAACTGAGAAAGAAGAGCTCAGAAAAATCTTCAAAGAAACAGCAGCAAAAACACTTGTCTCGAGAGTTCTGCACCAAAACCCGAGCTGACTTGAAGCAGTCCAGCTCATGCAAAGGAAAAGTGACAAATCTGGAAGAGTCCCAGATACATTCTTGCTCAGATTGTAGTTGTAATGTACATTTCAACTCACACTGCACTCACCTTCAACAGAGCCAAACCTCCAAGTCCACAAAATCCTGTAAAGCCCCTGAACCTGTGCACCTTCCTCTGGATCAAGCCAAAAAGAAACAGAGTTCTCGGAAATGGCCTTCCGCCTCTGAGATCCCGTTGCCCCCAACTCTCCATACCCACAGATCCAAAGAGATGTTGAACTCTCGAAAGGTGTCCATGGTAAGGAGTGTTAGTGCCAGACCTCGCTCAGGTCAATGGGGCTGTCCTCCACGGGCCCTTCCTCACTCACTCTCCACCTCCTCTTACTTCAGTTACTTAGAATCTAGATATCCAGCAGCACCAATCTCTAGCCGCTATCCTCCCCGTTGTGAGTCAGAGTTTTCTGAGTATTCTGCAGAATGTGCATCGCTCTTTCACTCTACTATCGCAGCAAGCAGTGATGGAGAGATGAGCGACTACACTACAAACCGTTTTGGGGACAGCGAGTCCAGCCAGGGCTCTCAGACAGCCTCAGACTCGGACAGTAGTCTCTCGCTGGATGAGGAGGACCTGTTagaggaagaagaggaagatGAAGGTGGTTTAGTTTGGGCTCAGGCTGCGATGGGGACCACGGCAGCAGGCTTTTCTCTTCAGCAACGCCATCGCTCAGAACCAGCGGCCTGCCGCATCAAAGCTTCCAGAGCACTGAAGAAGAAGATCCGCCGCTTTCAGCCAGCGTCACTCAAGGTTATGACTTTGGTGTAGCTTCACTAAGGCTTCAGGTGGATCTTGTCAAGTAGACCTTTAGCCTTCACCTGAAATTTGGGACTCACATggagcccttttttttttttttatgccaaacTTAAAACTGGTCATGGTTCACTTGCACCTGTAATCCAAACAACCTGTAACTCGTAGGAGTATTTGGAGGTTTTAAATCCAAAAATGTAATGGCCACAACTGATCACTGAGCTCCAGCTAACTTTACCCAAAACACGACTGTGACAAAAGTTTCATAGATTGAAATGGCAACTCGCTGTTCAACTCACTATCACAAGACTTGAGCGATTCTATCATATTTTGTGCTAAAAATTGGACTTCTCAACAACACCAACATCCTCTGTTGATATGTATAGAAACTGTACACTGTAAATAAGGTCTTTGAATATCTTGTAATCAAATGTGAAAACTGCTTTTGGTACAAAACTGTACTTCATGTAATTCAATAAAAATCTGTTGCTTTTTCACGTTAATTTCAGCTATGCATCTTATTTTtctctcaaaataaatattaattaactgaGTTTCCTTTTACTTTCTTATCCATGTTgaccattttaaaattatagaaCAAGTAAAACATAGGAACAGAACTTTAAGCATTAAGTAGTCATACCATAAGAATTCAAGAGCCCATTGTCCCACCTCAATGTCTGCTTGTATCTGTGCAGGATTTTTATCCATGCAAGATCAGATCCATATACACCAGAcaggagaaaaaaacaacaactttaaagCAACTAAGAGAAGAATAGATGACAGACATCAAAGAGTGGACAAAATCTCTAAATCTCATTCTTAGAATCTCTATTAAAATTCCTGTAGTGTCAGAGGTTGGAATGAGATTTTGGTTTCTTAATAGACTCAATGCAGGTGAAGACCAGATGTTCCTTGGGCCCCTGGATGCGTTTTATCTTTGCTAGTCTGGGTTGAAAGGAGATTAACTCTCTAACAGACTCTAGAATTTCATCAACTTTTACTTACAATTTACTGCACTGCTTGGTCTTATCACCAAGGCAATGCACACACACCCCTTCATCACAACTGACCATGTATTATAAGGCTGTTTCTAGCTCTGGGAAGTGGATTTATATAAGAAGCATAATTTACAACTCCTGTTAAGTgagcattgttttgaaattcCTCTTAATTTTTCTCCACAATTTTCTCTATTTAATTGCAATTGCCATTCTTTGTTGCATTTAGTTGCAAACTAAATTGTCTCCattgtatattttcatttttgcatctATTTAACCATACACAGCCCACTAGACGCAGCTTAAtgtgtaatgtttattttctagTGGACAGCCAAGAGGAAAAAGTTTGTTAACAGATCAACTTTAATCAAGTTGAACTATTAACTTATGGCTCAAAATACTGAAACATTAATGATAGTTCTAgctaaagttttattttaagataACACTACACTTGAGTTGTATCAACtgaaatttgggtcaaatatggacaaacccaaacACTGGATTAAATTATTAACCCAACatttgggtttgtccatatttgacacaAATTTAGGTTGatacaacccagcattttttagaatgtaatttCCTCTAAGTGCATAGTGTCATAAAACCTCAAAATCATGTGTCATAACCATGATTGTCTCAGAGTTGGACATCAAGCAAATCATGAGATTAAAGAGAGAGCATAGGTCACTCTGTTTTTCTTTGACGCAGGGTCAAGGCCAGCAAGCCTGACCCTGTGTTTGCATTCACCTTCACCAGCTGTCTAGCTGGATCATCTCACACTCCCTGATGCCTTACAATGGAGCTAGTCAACAGGTTCAACTTAGAGGTCATGACCACACACTCCCAAACCTTTTCTTTCCTAGCTTGGCCTCAAGCCTTGACCTTCCTTCGCTTTTAGTTGactaaataaattgcatttaccCCTCATTTAACTAAAGCGTAATTTATTAAAGTAAAGCTATTAAATGATTCAGAGATGTTATAATCAACAGTAGCCCAAAAAGCATTTAGCTTGtcaaaaaatgtccaaatatttttgGGGCAATTGTATATGACAAACCCTAATTTTACATCTCTGTATGCATGCATGTTGTAACATTTAGCTTATcaattctttttaaaatgttttgcaagttttctatctatttgaatttaaaaaaaaaaaaaatgtttgaataaacCATGACTTAAAAACACACTTTGACCCATTTCCCAAATATGAAGAAGTCCACAAATTCACATCACTTGTAGCTACTATCCCTGCATGCCTTTTTGCATTGCGCTTTTCACCTTTAACATACCCATTTAATCACGTAAGATCTTATGAAGCAGCCCTATTCAAGCAGAACAAAAGCATGGATAAACAGCTTTGAAATCTAGTTGTTTCAGAATATGTTTATATGCATGATCTTATACACCAATTACTTTAATTACTTGAGAATGAATGTAAAGGTCATGTAAACGCCTTTAACATTGTTCTTTTATCGTTAAACTGTCTAAGCAAAACCTGACTGACACACCTAGATTTTTGTGTATTACCGCAAATTCGCTCTGCATATTTGTGTACGTTTTAACATCAAAACCGGAGAGAAAAGAACCTCAAATTCATCTTGCTTCTGACATATAAAACAATCATCAAAAGGAGGTTTAATACAGCGAACTTGGATGAATGTCAATAAAAACCCAACATATGACCACTCTACTGTTAATGAGTATAACCTGGGGATTTCACACTCTTTTATAATGTAGAATGAACTCAGAGGATAACAGAGAAGGGGAGGAGAAACAGAGGAAGACGCCTGGtttgcaagagagagagagagaatcaagAATAACGACAGGAGTATGCTATGAAAAACAAACCTAAAGGAAGATAGACATACAggaacaaaaatgaagaaacaGACAGACGGCTGGAGTAGTTGTGAATTTTGGTTATCCACAGGAGGCATATTACTCTGAAGGGTTACTGCTGTTATTAGGGATCTCATTATGGCTCAAGTCTTCCATGCACAGTCAACACCCACTGGGATCCAGCCTCCACTGACCTGGACAGCCTTTGAAAGATTTATCCACATGGATGACTCGTggtttaaacataaaaaatgattcCTTAGAGGTTATTTTGATACTCATGtttaaataaactgcatttgaCCATATAAGACTTgaagatatatatttaatatatatttgtttttgttttttaaaccaaAACAGCATGTAGCAAAAATCTGTTTCCAGTAGAACTGACTATTTGCTGATACTACTGTGTTGTGTTTAGTTTAAAAGTGTGCTTCTAACTGCTCTTTGTCAATGTCACATCTCTAATACAATGTTAACGTGACAGACAAGTGAAACAGGGTTTTTAATGGGGGATGAGAGATAGAGAGAAACCACAAAGGAACAGTGGCCATCCAACAGACGGGTGATAATTAAAGCCAGGATGGAGGGAGGGAGAAAAGCAGAGAGGAAAGGGGGGATGCAAGGGTCTCTGCTTTCTTTTAGTGATGAGGTAATCCTCAGTCCAAACACACGGCTGCCCACTGTCATCTGTGTCACAATTCACTGAGCTGTCCCCCTGTTCAACAGATGTCCCCTCTAGCAATGCTACAAGTCTCTTTCCATTCACTCAGCCTGTaattttgtgaatgcaaagagCATGAAACTTGGTCATTGTTGTACTGCACCGAAGCTTAACAAGACATTTTCATACAGTTCTGAAAACCTTTTCATACTTAGATGCATTTCGAGAAAGAGGGGTCTGATATAAGGTTTGTATTGAATGTGTTGACAAGCGGGGGCTTTACCACCATGATGAGAACGCTTTAGGTGATCTCTCTGAAAACCAACACATACACATGCTAAACCTGCCAAAGCCTTTGTGTCACGTTTTAAACCTAATCATTTAGCCAAACATATCATGGATTCGATATCTTGAGAATGCATCATTCTGTGAATAAAACTGAATGTATTTCCCCAAATAAACATACATCTTCAGTCAAAAGCTTGGACACACttactcatttacatttatgcattcgAAAGTCTACATTATATCCTCTTATGCATTCGCTGGGATTCAAACCTATGACTTTTAGCATTGCTAGCACCATGTACTAACCATTTTTCACATAAAATAATAGTAGAGTCACTACGAAATAGTTTTGAAATagtttctgaaggatcttgtgacactgaagactggagtaataatgctgaaaaatcagctttgcattacaggaataaattatatttgaaaatagattcagttttttaaaattgtaataatatttcaaaatattacagtaatttttatgtaatatatatatcactttcgtgagcataagagattttaaaaacattataaaattcttactgaccaaATAGGTGTTATGTAGTGATCAAAAATATTGcacaaatcatatatatatatatatatgatatatatatatatatatataaacatttataaaaccaTGATCATGAAACATAAATTCAGTCAAGTGTGTTCAAGCTTTTGACTGGCAGTGCAATGCTAATGTAACGTAATCATTGTAGAAAGCTGACCACAGAGTGCTCATTTCCTTACTACACAGACGCACACTTCTAATAACCAGTGAGACCTGCTCGTCAGGCTGGTGTCCTGACTCCATTCACATTCATGCGTTCAGGGGTTCCTGTCCCTGCCAGCGTCCATTCATATGTACAGTAACCAGAAGGACAAAGGGTACGACCGCCCCTCCCCCcgagtgtgtttttgtgtgtgggATTGTGTGTATGCTAGAGAATGGGGGCTGAGGTTAGGGAGACACTGACGAAACAAGAAAGGACATTGTGAGAAAAAATTTACTACAAGATTTAAATATGAggtctgtgtttgtgtataagACCAATAATAAATGCAACTAAATATACTGTTTGTTGTTCTCTCAGGCTCTTATAGGAATGTTTCAGGTACAAGTTAAGCTCTACTGACAGCATTTGATCAATTCCCAGATAAATTGCTTCTTTCAAAGCAAAAATCAAGGCTATATTAATGTACAATGGAAGATAACAGCATTCCAGTgggtttaaaagcagaaatgtgaagttTATTATTTGAGCTGCAAAGTTGTATAAATCTCTTTGAGGTGTGGCTACTTTTGTAAGCAGATGAACTTCTGGCtatactttactttttttttttttagccatgtaaagtattttatttcaaaacgctccccatccagcattttttaagcattttccAAAAGTTGCTCATCCACACTGAAACGTCTGAAAATGCTTACTGCGTATGcgtaaaacataataaaaactcaCGAGATGACACAGAGAGAGCAGACATAATAAAGTTCTCATGTTATTCTTCTTGTAGaatcattttatttgcaaaataCCCACCACTCACTATTGCGTCCAGGTTGCATTCAAAACCGTACTCTAAAATGCAATTTTGCCACAATAAATTTTGCAGGAATGCAAGAAGAAGATTCTACAAAGGAACATTTCTCTTTAGCAGCACTATGAAAGTAAATAGAAGGTACAACAATGCTGGTAAAACTATAGATATCTATGGGTACAATATgtgtcacatgactaaacatgcgTCATCTTATTCGAACATCTTCGTTTTCACAGTTCACACTACAATCGCGAAATCAAATTTGGAAGAGCCTTTTTTTGAAAAAGCTCTGTCTCCGTTGACAAAAACACTGTCTCAGTGTAGACGGAAggtcagagagagaaaaagatgtGTTTTCAAACGAAAATGTATTAGTGTGGACAAGGCCTAagactataaagaaccttttgtgaaaAGATTGCAATTAATAaatcacctttatttttaagagtgtagtgtGATTCTTATGTAGtctcaaaacacatttaacGTTTAATCATAATGTCTACACTTTTAAAACTGTGAATATTTCAGTGTTCATTGTGGCCATGTACATACATTGTAAGTGCCTTACTGTAAAAACTGTGGGATGAGGCAACATTATTTTCTTTGGTAatcattatgc from Ctenopharyngodon idella isolate HZGC_01 chromosome 13, HZGC01, whole genome shotgun sequence encodes the following:
- the dact2 gene encoding dapper homolog 2 — its product is MLGRKIPGSGVLNAAAGMDRGRTGERLHAALAGLQELHFLRDKQSAMVHWALTLNREESDRSNHENVSTEELRLEATLTLLKQQLTRLRRQDVGLKTHLQQLDQQINELKLDVCKASTEHLESDSRPSSGFYELSDGGSGSLSNSCTSVYSESLSSSSQTSLLPLLSNSYVPHGRNGSRQTGVSRRCSADESTGQSDTPRSGVKLGSSCIRTATARAEKARQRPVSTGDLDRIIAPGFGSFKSTDVKSSKPCASPQNPSVDPKYQSNLVSSNGTEVYCYPSPLHAVALQSPIFSCTGDQGSPVALDGTPEVGLEEETQNPNEGFTNSRSAGYINKLLQRSSSKISLLNSIRRNDTVSSTQEQRPRSQEMTYGQLSVPQLLGSLQQIIMPLENALETGKTSSALNSNQQQRNTPGVEANFKAIEVQTVCHGTHPAPSMGLQNNDFTIRNATGKAGAESDNGHSEKGSGHFSKESSMLLKPIERRSSFTFRREDGRASLDDRGGTPPTEFVHAQFVPAGSQRVKVRQADKKTKSVKLRKKSSEKSSKKQQQKHLSREFCTKTRADLKQSSSCKGKVTNLEESQIHSCSDCSCNVHFNSHCTHLQQSQTSKSTKSCKAPEPVHLPLDQAKKKQSSRKWPSASEIPLPPTLHTHRSKEMLNSRKVSMVRSVSARPRSGQWGCPPRALPHSLSTSSYFSYLESRYPAAPISSRYPPRCESEFSEYSAECASLFHSTIAASSDGEMSDYTTNRFGDSESSQGSQTASDSDSSLSLDEEDLLEEEEEDEGGLVWAQAAMGTTAAGFSLQQRHRSEPAACRIKASRALKKKIRRFQPASLKVMTLV